One genomic region from Strix uralensis isolate ZFMK-TIS-50842 chromosome 5, bStrUra1, whole genome shotgun sequence encodes:
- the LOC141943793 gene encoding syncytin-2-like, producing the protein MTCTLSNHGHSPTTMPALAGFLLGVFGLCWNLHQAEGWVVPQPKQNIWVTLANMTHQETLCLSTANPENPFSTCLVGVPVDTWPIPQTLQAFSLCNSSKNCTDNWDGVYSHLPQVTQEPQELELLGSVTMDACVFFNYSYNTTRRGQNVNATNAAYHNSTAWCNYTSTNISRSFAVPLALPPGVFLICGDRAWGGVPSKLNGGPCSLGRLTLLTPNVSMILNMTRKHKRVPRTVHRFESSCRDNVEFWNPGQIITASILAPGVGVANALTTLNKLGCWLSKQTNATSLALSGLLTDVDSVRHATLQNRAAIDFLLLAQGHGCEDFEGMCCMNLSDHSESIFKSIQQLKDGVRRLTEEDGLDWLTRMFKGWGLSGWLISLVKTVGVMILVIVTVLLMLPCLASLLQRALQKTASAIFLAQIQKGGIVGGGSGSASSLTEEEFNLEDIPVYP; encoded by the exons atgacgtgcacgctgtcaaatcatggacattcaccgactaca atgccggccctcgctgggttcctgctcggtgtgttcggcctgtgctggaacctgcatcaggctgaaggatgggtagttccacaacccaagcagaatatctgggtaactttggcaaatatgacacatcaagaaaccttgtgcctttctactgcgaacccggaaaatccattctccacctgtttggtgggagtgccagtagacacatggccaatcccacaaacccttcaggctttctctctttgcaactcttcaaaaaattgtacagataattgggatggtgtatatagtcaccttccacaggttacgcaagaaccccaagagctagagttgctaggctctgttacaatggatgcttgtgtgttttttaattactcctataacaccacacggagagggcaaaatgtgaatgcaactaatgctgcttatcataattcaactgcttggtgcaattatacttcgactaacatctcacgatcttttgctgttcctcttgcattacctcctggtgtgtttctaatctgtggagatcgtgcctggggaggcgtcccatctaaactgaatggaggcccgtgtagcctcggacgtctcacgttattaacaccaaatgtgtcaatgattctgaatatgactcgaaaacataagcgagtcccaaggaccgttcatcggtttgaaagttcttgtcgagataacgttgaattctggaatccaggccagatcataacggcctccatattggcaccaggagttggtgttgcaaatgccttaacgactttgaataagttgggatgttggcttagcaaacagactaatgctacttctttagctttaagtggccttttaactgatgttgatagtgttagacatgctactttacagaacagggctgcaattgactttttgcttttagcgcaaggacatggatgtgaagattttgaaggaatgtgttgcatgaatttgtctgaccactcagaatctatttttaaaagtatacagcagctgaaggatggtgtgaggcgtctaacagaagaggacggattggattggcttacaaggatgtttaaaggatggggactttctggatggttgatatctctggtcaaaactgtgggggtcatgatcttggtaattgtgactgtgcttttgatgttgccatgtcttgccagtcttctgcaaagggccctgcagaagactgcttctgcaatatttctagcacaaatacaaaaagggggaattgtcgggggaggcagcgggtctgcctctagtctaactgaagaagaatttaaccttgaagacattccagtgtatccatga